A section of the Rhodothermus profundi genome encodes:
- a CDS encoding sulfurtransferase, with protein sequence MAGYAHPEALVSTDWVAAHLSDTEHVRLVESDEDVLLYETGHIPNAVKIDWVQDLQDPIVRDYINKEQFEALCAARGISNDMLVVFYGDKNNWWACYAFWIFKLFGHERCAIMDGGRQKWIAEGRLLTRAMPSFPRTAYQARDPDLSIRAFRDEVQAHMQAGKPLIDVRTPAEYRGELVHMPDYPQEGALRAGHIPGAQNVPWSMAVREDGTFKSREELERIYLREKGLCPEETVITYCRIGERSSHTWFVLKYLLGFAQVKNYDGSWTEWGNLVGVPIERGDSEASRTEAL encoded by the coding sequence ATGGCCGGCTATGCCCATCCCGAGGCGTTAGTTTCTACCGACTGGGTGGCTGCGCATCTGAGCGATACCGAGCATGTGCGCCTTGTGGAGTCGGACGAGGATGTGCTGCTCTACGAAACCGGTCATATCCCGAACGCGGTCAAAATCGACTGGGTGCAGGATCTGCAAGATCCGATCGTTCGGGACTATATCAACAAAGAACAATTTGAAGCGCTGTGCGCGGCTCGGGGCATTTCAAACGATATGCTGGTCGTCTTTTACGGTGACAAAAACAACTGGTGGGCCTGCTATGCCTTCTGGATTTTTAAACTTTTTGGCCACGAGCGATGCGCCATTATGGATGGTGGGCGTCAGAAGTGGATTGCGGAAGGGCGGCTGCTGACCCGGGCTATGCCTTCGTTTCCGCGCACCGCTTACCAGGCCCGGGATCCGGATCTTTCGATTCGAGCTTTCCGGGATGAGGTGCAGGCGCACATGCAGGCGGGCAAGCCCTTGATTGACGTGCGGACGCCGGCTGAGTACCGGGGAGAGCTGGTTCATATGCCCGACTATCCTCAGGAAGGAGCGTTACGGGCCGGTCATATCCCCGGCGCGCAGAACGTCCCCTGGAGCATGGCCGTGCGGGAAGACGGCACGTTTAAATCACGGGAAGAGCTGGAACGCATTTATTTGCGGGAGAAAGGGCTGTGCCCGGAAGAGACCGTGATCACCTATTGCCGCATTGGCGAACGCTCAAGCCATACCTGGTTTGTGCTGAAGTACCTGCTGGGTTTTGCGCAGGTAAAGAACTACGACGGTTCGTGGACCGAATGGGGCAACCTGGTCGGCGTGCCTATCGAACGGGGCGATTCGGAGGCGAGTCGGACTGAAGCCCTCTAG
- a CDS encoding SufE family protein, whose product MRKLDVLLEMFREADQDQRLELLLDFADRLPPLPPAYVPLRDAGIGMVRECQSPVFFLPEVQEGRVRIYADVPREAPTPRAFTALLIEAFDGEPPEAVLEAPEDLLSQLGIAPLLGMQRLRGLTAIYQRLRREIAEKAGFFANPSASPRGAKPAARPASSP is encoded by the coding sequence ATGCGTAAGCTGGATGTCTTACTGGAGATGTTTCGGGAAGCCGATCAGGACCAGCGGTTGGAGTTGCTGCTGGATTTTGCGGATCGGCTGCCCCCGCTTCCGCCTGCGTATGTCCCCCTTCGGGATGCCGGGATAGGCATGGTCCGCGAATGCCAGTCGCCGGTTTTTTTCTTGCCCGAAGTGCAGGAAGGGCGCGTGCGCATCTATGCCGATGTGCCGCGTGAGGCGCCTACACCCCGTGCTTTTACGGCGTTGTTGATTGAGGCCTTTGACGGGGAGCCTCCCGAAGCGGTGCTGGAGGCACCTGAAGATCTGCTTTCTCAGTTGGGCATTGCACCGCTGCTGGGGATGCAACGTCTGCGTGGACTGACAGCGATCTATCAGAGATTGCGACGGGAAATTGCTGAGAAAGCAGGCTTTTTCGCTAATCCATCAGCGTCTCCTCGCGGAGCAAAGCCAGCAGCTCGGCCAGCATCATCGCCGTAG
- a CDS encoding type II secretion system F family protein — MPVREFRFSGISLSGVPVQGTVLAPSMRAARKKLAELAKKHGFRPQMLQPRRTFLYKVRHPSGRVITGEQKAYTAEELAQALRKMGLEVIRIERKLLDLQLKPPRTDIIMFVRLAANLLREKLPFDEVLNLLVNDISSSSLRQVIRDLNADLKAGMEAQQAFMKHQHILGKFTAYMLGLASKSGNMAEIFESTARFLERQNEFRKSVRSAMITPAITIVALVATFIWYVWYIFPMTAGLLADLGMELPPMTAATMKFSEWLDRNILWLTLGFAAAVGAFVAFARSEKGQLVVHRWLIKLPIIGGLLHKLNIEIFCRVFAILYSNSGENISVIKIAAEACGNRYMEHRIKTITIPLMVAQGMDLVRAMEASGVFTQMALARFRSGSETGNVRGAAEQMANYYESETTLKLKAVVEGIQTVIAILITIAIAVLTIISSEVALVQPSTTDLMRMGR; from the coding sequence ATGCCTGTTCGTGAGTTTCGCTTCAGTGGGATCAGTCTGAGCGGGGTTCCTGTGCAGGGGACGGTGCTGGCCCCTTCGATGCGGGCAGCCCGTAAGAAACTCGCCGAACTGGCCAAGAAACACGGCTTCCGGCCGCAGATGTTGCAGCCGCGCCGCACGTTCCTTTACAAGGTGCGGCATCCAAGCGGCCGGGTCATCACCGGTGAGCAAAAGGCGTACACGGCCGAAGAGCTGGCACAGGCCCTGCGCAAGATGGGGCTGGAGGTGATCCGCATTGAGCGGAAGCTGCTCGACCTCCAGTTGAAGCCCCCCCGGACCGACATCATTATGTTCGTGCGGCTGGCAGCCAATCTGCTGCGCGAGAAGTTGCCTTTCGACGAAGTGCTGAACCTGCTGGTTAACGACATCTCTTCCAGCTCGCTGCGCCAGGTCATTCGGGATTTGAACGCCGACCTGAAGGCCGGCATGGAAGCGCAGCAGGCGTTCATGAAGCATCAGCACATTCTGGGTAAGTTTACAGCCTACATGCTCGGCCTGGCCTCCAAAAGTGGTAACATGGCCGAGATTTTTGAGTCCACGGCCCGGTTCCTGGAGCGGCAGAACGAGTTTCGCAAAAGCGTCCGCAGCGCGATGATCACGCCGGCCATTACGATCGTCGCGCTGGTGGCCACGTTTATCTGGTACGTGTGGTACATCTTCCCGATGACAGCCGGGCTCCTGGCCGATCTGGGCATGGAACTGCCGCCCATGACGGCCGCAACCATGAAGTTTTCAGAGTGGCTTGATCGCAACATTTTGTGGCTGACGCTGGGATTTGCGGCGGCGGTAGGCGCTTTTGTGGCGTTTGCTCGCTCCGAGAAGGGGCAACTGGTTGTGCATCGCTGGCTGATCAAGCTGCCCATCATTGGTGGACTGTTGCACAAGCTCAACATTGAAATTTTCTGCCGGGTCTTTGCCATTCTGTATTCCAACAGCGGGGAAAATATCAGTGTGATCAAAATTGCCGCGGAAGCCTGTGGTAACCGCTACATGGAGCACCGGATCAAGACCATTACGATTCCCTTGATGGTAGCGCAGGGGATGGATCTGGTGCGGGCCATGGAAGCCAGTGGGGTCTTTACTCAGATGGCACTGGCACGTTTTCGGAGTGGTTCGGAGACGGGGAACGTGCGAGGAGCGGCCGAGCAGATGGCCAACTACTACGAAAGCGAGACAACGCTAAAGCTGAAGGCGGTGGTGGAAGGAATCCAGACAGTCATCGCCATTTTGATTACGATCGCCATTGCCGTGCTGACCATTATTTCCTCCGAGGTAGCCCTGGTGCAACCCTCTACCACCGACCTGATGCGGATGGGGCGGTAG
- a CDS encoding NUDIX hydrolase: protein MRRLTFAECIARLRQRLAGPLPGIAAHLQMAPAYRQSPDQLRVEGKPCREAGVLALLFPEQDDPYLLLVARPAHLKDHGGQIGFPGGRREQGETLQETALREAYEELGLPPERIDVLGALTPLYIPVSNYCVHPFVGCIASLPELRPCPEEVEAVLRIPLTALLDPTNRRRERWMIRGQAVMVPFFAIQHYRIWGATAMMLAELLALLREETLMD from the coding sequence ATGCGCAGGTTAACTTTTGCGGAGTGCATTGCTCGGTTGCGCCAACGGTTGGCCGGTCCACTTCCTGGCATCGCTGCCCACCTCCAGATGGCTCCGGCCTACCGGCAGTCTCCCGATCAGCTTCGCGTCGAAGGGAAGCCCTGCCGGGAGGCCGGCGTGCTGGCCCTGCTGTTTCCGGAGCAGGATGATCCCTACCTGCTGCTGGTAGCGCGCCCCGCTCATCTGAAAGATCATGGGGGCCAGATCGGATTTCCCGGTGGGCGCCGCGAACAGGGCGAAACGTTGCAGGAAACCGCGCTGCGAGAAGCCTACGAAGAGCTGGGCCTGCCCCCCGAACGCATTGACGTGCTGGGTGCCCTGACGCCCCTTTACATTCCGGTCTCTAACTACTGCGTGCACCCCTTTGTCGGGTGCATCGCTTCGCTGCCGGAGCTCCGTCCCTGTCCTGAAGAGGTGGAAGCTGTGCTCCGCATCCCCCTGACTGCCCTGCTGGACCCCACCAATCGACGCCGAGAACGCTGGATGATTCGAGGCCAGGCGGTTATGGTGCCCTTCTTTGCCATACAGCATTATCGCATCTGGGGCGCTACGGCGATGATGCTGGCCGAGCTGCTGGCTTTGCTCCGCGAGGAGACGCTGATGGATTAG
- a CDS encoding DUF4249 family protein: MYRIIVVVLLGALGWAACDQVAPVRFVPEYVVESYQIAGEPLQPVWLTRTLPLEARYVPDSVRVRGAQVRIALLDAQGMLERWYPYEEHPEAPGYYVPVPLVREVRVRPLRRYRLEARMPDGTLLTAETTVPDTFRVLGVNLDSVRYRSEVRLELFMTRSEYPGRQAVYIITTEALEPTEENLTPLGRALYEDSTFTLDEMRVSGSPILNEAHYVEAADGTLRLQLPWLAVLFYGPNRVTISALDDNLYDLIRTQSVQQGGSTLSPGEIPAVLEHVEGGRGVFGSYARVQYTFVVTR, encoded by the coding sequence ATGTATCGCATTATCGTCGTGGTGCTTCTTGGCGCGTTGGGTTGGGCGGCCTGCGACCAGGTTGCGCCCGTTCGTTTTGTTCCGGAATACGTAGTGGAGTCCTATCAGATTGCCGGGGAGCCCCTGCAGCCGGTCTGGCTGACGCGGACGCTTCCGCTGGAGGCGCGTTACGTGCCGGATTCGGTGCGGGTTCGGGGGGCGCAGGTGCGCATTGCGTTATTGGACGCCCAGGGTATGCTGGAGCGTTGGTATCCGTACGAAGAGCATCCGGAGGCTCCGGGGTACTACGTGCCGGTTCCGCTGGTGCGCGAGGTGCGGGTGCGTCCGTTGCGCAGGTATCGGTTGGAGGCCCGCATGCCGGACGGGACGCTATTGACGGCTGAGACGACGGTGCCGGATACGTTCCGCGTGCTTGGTGTCAATCTGGATTCGGTGCGTTATCGAAGTGAGGTGCGTCTGGAGCTGTTCATGACGCGCAGCGAATATCCCGGACGCCAGGCAGTCTATATCATCACCACCGAAGCCCTGGAGCCCACCGAAGAGAATCTGACGCCGCTGGGCCGGGCGCTTTACGAGGACAGCACCTTCACCCTGGATGAGATGCGCGTCAGCGGCTCTCCCATTCTGAACGAGGCCCATTATGTGGAGGCGGCCGATGGAACACTGCGCCTGCAACTGCCCTGGTTGGCGGTGCTTTTCTACGGACCGAATCGGGTAACGATCAGTGCGCTGGATGATAACCTGTACGATTTGATCCGCACGCAGAGCGTGCAGCAGGGAGGTTCGACGCTTTCACCGGGCGAGATTCCGGCGGTGCTGGAGCATGTGGAAGGAGGCCGCGGTGTTTTCGGGAGCTACGCGCGCGTGCAGTACACGTTTGTCGTCACGCGCTGA
- a CDS encoding Hsp20/alpha crystallin family protein: MTSLVRFSPMTELRRLQREMDRLFDTFFGREVETTEETTPVTWVPRADLAETDDAYLIQLDVPGMSKDELTVTYHDGTLTVSGERKSETKEEKPNFIRVERSYGRFYRSFTLPKAVDDKNIEAKYENGVLTIRVPKAEGSRARRIEIS, translated from the coding sequence ATGACGAGCCTGGTTCGTTTCTCGCCGATGACTGAACTGCGCCGGCTGCAGCGCGAAATGGATCGGCTGTTTGATACGTTCTTCGGGCGCGAGGTGGAAACGACCGAAGAAACCACGCCGGTAACCTGGGTGCCGCGGGCTGACCTGGCCGAAACAGACGATGCCTACCTGATCCAGCTCGACGTACCCGGCATGAGCAAGGATGAGCTGACGGTGACCTACCATGATGGCACGCTCACCGTCAGCGGCGAACGGAAGTCGGAAACAAAGGAAGAAAAACCCAACTTCATCCGGGTTGAGCGCAGCTACGGCCGCTTCTATCGGAGCTTTACGCTTCCGAAGGCGGTCGATGACAAAAACATCGAAGCGAAGTACGAGAACGGTGTGCTGACGATTCGCGTGCCCAAAGCGGAAGGCAGCAGGGCACGCCGCATCGAAATCAGCTAA
- a CDS encoding tetratricopeptide repeat protein has product MNALHCFAAWKRSLGMLLISGWVLVLAGANGCSGDPNIEGAKLDLRNKDYARALENVEKALERNPQNPEAYELKGRIILDILANQQDLEPEARLDTVRAMVAAFQKAIELDPKLEEGIVNQLRFAYVREFQNGINAFNRGSEDSTYYLWAAAYFEGATIIQPDSAGAYVNQAFSLLNAGKRAEAIPPLETAISKGEASKDTYLILADLYRIQQQPEKALEILEKARQRYPDDPDIESQLLNAYVQAGKLEEAMNMYKEAVEKEPDNKLYQYNYGSLLLEAGRYDEAITHLKKATELDPEYANAFYNLGATYINKAVDVNDRAVALDDSLRAHRSELSRDQIRQLEEQIAQLIEERRQLFAQAIPPLERARELMEAQGENVQPICRALFQAYVQTDQMEKAKEVEACAGLNSN; this is encoded by the coding sequence ATGAACGCGCTACACTGTTTTGCTGCCTGGAAGCGCTCGCTGGGCATGCTGCTGATAAGCGGGTGGGTGCTGGTGCTGGCCGGTGCCAATGGCTGCTCAGGAGATCCTAACATTGAAGGGGCCAAACTGGACCTGCGCAATAAGGACTATGCTCGGGCTCTAGAGAACGTCGAAAAAGCACTGGAGCGCAATCCGCAGAACCCCGAGGCCTATGAACTCAAAGGCCGGATAATTCTGGACATTCTGGCCAACCAGCAGGACCTGGAGCCTGAAGCACGCCTGGATACGGTGCGGGCGATGGTGGCGGCCTTTCAGAAGGCCATAGAACTGGATCCCAAATTAGAAGAAGGTATTGTCAACCAGCTCCGCTTTGCCTACGTTCGAGAGTTCCAGAACGGTATTAATGCTTTCAACCGAGGCAGTGAGGATTCAACCTACTATCTATGGGCAGCCGCCTATTTTGAAGGGGCTACCATTATCCAGCCCGATTCGGCCGGGGCCTATGTGAACCAGGCCTTTTCTCTGCTGAATGCGGGCAAGCGGGCGGAAGCCATTCCCCCTCTGGAAACGGCTATCTCGAAAGGCGAAGCTTCCAAAGATACCTATCTGATTCTGGCCGACCTGTATCGGATTCAGCAGCAGCCGGAAAAGGCGCTGGAAATCCTGGAAAAGGCACGCCAGCGCTATCCAGACGATCCGGATATTGAGTCGCAGTTGCTGAATGCCTATGTGCAGGCCGGCAAGCTAGAGGAAGCAATGAATATGTATAAAGAGGCGGTAGAGAAAGAGCCTGACAACAAACTTTACCAATACAACTACGGCTCGCTGTTGCTGGAAGCCGGTCGCTACGATGAAGCGATCACGCATCTAAAGAAGGCAACCGAGCTGGATCCGGAATATGCAAACGCCTTCTACAATCTGGGCGCCACCTATATTAACAAGGCGGTTGATGTGAACGACAGAGCTGTGGCGCTGGACGACAGCCTGCGCGCGCATCGCTCGGAGCTCTCCCGTGATCAAATTCGCCAGCTCGAAGAACAGATAGCGCAATTGATTGAAGAACGCCGACAGCTCTTTGCGCAGGCGATTCCGCCGCTGGAACGGGCGCGCGAGCTCATGGAAGCGCAGGGAGAAAACGTTCAGCCTATTTGCCGCGCCCTCTTCCAGGCGTATGTGCAGACCGACCAGATGGAAAAAGCTAAAGAAGTCGAAGCCTGTGCCGGACTGAACAGTAATTGA
- a CDS encoding GspE/PulE family protein, with protein sequence MPELAEMFEDEVVMALLYGGAVRLDQIARAIVLRRRCPDQTLWRCLLEVPGVDRETVLAEAARVGGVEPAPVDETRPSVEFIKAILLLLPPAVQHALFEWQLLPCAFAQGKKGGDRVLLLATHDPTRPELETVIQQLGLPAELRYAPERILQQRLAELENFRPPLLTPASPEAPPASPEASMPETEEATQGEEAVPSAAPSEPEVVEVSGSLPDEEATEADARPAPSALEALPESGREEDTGGIDEEVAATVTSGVPEEEPVGEVLVDPASESAPVGDPPAVSAPDELIDTPAAEPAAEAQAEAVLESTPEVEVETLEVASDAAGDEEQSLDTSSADDEEEDVPPPVKIVLDDLPELKEAISRDRVVSRLLEKEVVALHQVYQAYQRQQDEKLREPLWRVLAQSDHVPQDSIYEEAARLYAFPIAKLEPGKPSPEFVRSVMDTFEEEVRERLIELGVVPFEVDLDAQTGAVKLVLVTHDPMRPEVHRLVHRLKLERFELQYAPRGVIMQALMEAYPRRNEYLERVQEEAAYDLGTSYDTETELIDEDALEAEINRSKLINLFEATLVEAVRQGASDIHIFPNNQKKVEIHFRIDGRLTRWHVEDKVHPEAFIAVIKDQSMNVDRFEREAAQDGFIQRWIDDHLIRFRVSVLPIANALEDLRSESIVIRVLDDRRVIKDLRLLGLSKKALERFERAIRQPHGMVIVTGPTGSGKSTTLYAALHQVVSPEVNVLTIEDPVEYIIPGVRQIKLNHKLGLEDALRAILRHDPDIVMVGEMRDRQTAELAIKLANTGHLTFSTLHTNDAPSAVSRLYKMGIEPFLIAYAINLVVAQRLIRKVCPACKVEDKDPDYVMLRKLGFTDEEIARTTFYKAGRDRSCKVCKGVGYKGRRAIVEAMYFSRTIRHMIVEAQGSIDEDALREQAIKEGMQTLRDAAREVVLAGETTVEEMVRVTTTDE encoded by the coding sequence ATGCCTGAGCTGGCAGAAATGTTCGAAGATGAGGTGGTCATGGCGCTGCTCTATGGGGGAGCCGTGCGGCTGGATCAAATTGCCCGGGCTATCGTGCTGCGCCGTCGATGCCCGGATCAAACGCTCTGGCGCTGCTTGCTGGAAGTGCCGGGCGTTGATCGGGAAACCGTGCTGGCGGAAGCCGCCCGTGTCGGCGGAGTTGAACCGGCGCCCGTGGACGAGACGCGTCCGTCGGTGGAGTTCATTAAGGCCATTTTGTTGCTGCTGCCGCCTGCAGTGCAGCATGCCCTGTTTGAGTGGCAACTGTTACCCTGTGCATTTGCTCAGGGTAAGAAGGGCGGGGACCGCGTCTTGCTGCTGGCCACGCACGATCCAACGCGTCCCGAGCTAGAGACCGTTATCCAGCAATTAGGATTGCCGGCCGAGCTACGGTACGCGCCGGAGCGTATTCTGCAGCAACGGTTGGCTGAACTGGAAAATTTCCGACCGCCCTTACTGACCCCGGCGTCGCCCGAAGCTCCACCGGCTTCGCCGGAGGCATCGATGCCGGAAACTGAGGAAGCGACGCAGGGGGAAGAGGCAGTGCCATCCGCAGCTCCGTCAGAACCCGAGGTAGTGGAGGTGTCGGGCAGCTTACCCGATGAGGAGGCGACTGAAGCCGACGCCCGGCCTGCGCCTTCGGCGCTTGAAGCATTGCCAGAAAGCGGGCGGGAAGAGGATACAGGAGGAATCGATGAGGAGGTAGCGGCCACCGTAACGTCTGGAGTGCCTGAAGAGGAGCCTGTCGGAGAAGTGCTGGTAGATCCGGCCTCGGAGTCTGCGCCTGTTGGCGACCCTCCTGCCGTATCGGCACCGGACGAGCTGATCGACACGCCTGCAGCAGAGCCTGCGGCGGAAGCCCAGGCTGAAGCTGTTCTCGAATCAACGCCTGAGGTGGAGGTGGAGACGTTAGAGGTGGCGTCCGATGCGGCTGGGGACGAAGAGCAGTCGCTTGATACGTCCTCTGCGGACGACGAGGAAGAAGACGTGCCGCCGCCTGTTAAAATCGTACTGGATGATCTGCCGGAACTCAAGGAGGCCATTAGTCGGGATCGTGTCGTGAGCCGACTGCTGGAAAAAGAGGTGGTGGCGCTGCATCAGGTCTATCAGGCCTATCAACGGCAGCAGGATGAAAAGCTCAGGGAACCACTCTGGCGTGTGCTGGCGCAAAGTGATCATGTGCCTCAGGACTCCATTTATGAAGAGGCGGCGCGGCTGTACGCATTCCCCATTGCCAAATTGGAGCCGGGTAAGCCCAGTCCAGAGTTTGTGCGTTCGGTGATGGATACCTTCGAAGAAGAGGTGCGGGAGCGCCTGATCGAGCTGGGGGTTGTGCCCTTTGAGGTAGATCTGGACGCCCAGACCGGTGCCGTCAAGCTCGTGCTGGTTACGCACGACCCCATGCGGCCTGAAGTGCATCGGCTGGTGCACCGGCTCAAGCTAGAGCGGTTTGAGCTCCAGTACGCGCCCCGGGGGGTGATTATGCAGGCGCTGATGGAAGCCTATCCGCGGCGGAACGAATACCTGGAGCGTGTGCAAGAAGAAGCTGCGTATGACCTGGGGACCAGCTACGACACCGAAACAGAGCTGATCGATGAAGACGCCCTGGAAGCCGAGATCAACCGCTCCAAGCTTATCAATCTCTTTGAAGCAACGCTGGTCGAAGCCGTCCGCCAGGGCGCCTCAGACATCCACATCTTCCCGAACAACCAGAAAAAGGTAGAAATTCATTTCCGAATTGATGGACGGCTCACGCGCTGGCACGTCGAAGACAAGGTGCACCCGGAAGCATTCATCGCGGTGATCAAAGACCAGTCGATGAATGTGGATCGCTTTGAGCGCGAAGCGGCGCAGGATGGTTTTATTCAGCGCTGGATCGACGACCACCTGATCCGCTTCCGCGTCTCCGTACTGCCTATTGCCAACGCGCTGGAAGACCTGCGCTCTGAGTCGATCGTTATTCGCGTGCTGGACGATCGCCGGGTTATCAAAGACCTGCGTCTGCTGGGGCTTAGCAAGAAGGCGCTGGAGCGTTTTGAGCGGGCTATTCGGCAGCCTCACGGCATGGTGATCGTTACCGGTCCTACCGGCAGCGGTAAAAGCACCACCCTCTACGCCGCCCTCCACCAGGTCGTCAGCCCGGAAGTGAACGTGCTGACTATTGAAGATCCGGTCGAATACATCATCCCGGGCGTGCGCCAGATTAAGCTCAATCATAAGCTGGGGCTGGAGGATGCGCTGCGCGCCATTTTGCGGCACGACCCCGACATTGTCATGGTAGGCGAGATGCGCGACCGGCAGACGGCCGAGCTGGCCATCAAGCTGGCCAACACGGGGCATTTGACGTTTTCGACGCTGCACACGAACGATGCGCCCAGTGCGGTGAGCCGGCTCTACAAGATGGGGATTGAGCCGTTTTTGATTGCCTATGCGATTAACCTGGTGGTGGCGCAGCGCCTGATCCGAAAAGTCTGTCCGGCCTGCAAAGTAGAAGACAAGGATCCTGACTACGTAATGCTGCGTAAGCTGGGCTTCACAGACGAAGAGATTGCCCGCACTACCTTCTACAAGGCAGGCCGAGATCGGAGCTGCAAAGTGTGCAAGGGGGTTGGCTACAAGGGCCGGCGGGCGATCGTCGAGGCCATGTATTTCTCGCGGACGATCCGGCACATGATCGTCGAGGCCCAGGGATCTATTGACGAGGATGCGCTCCGGGAGCAGGCCATCAAAGAGGGCATGCAGACGCTGCGAGACGCTGCCCGTGAGGTAGTGCTGGCCGGTGAGACTACGGTCGAAGAAATGGTGCGGGTGACGACCACAGACGAGTGA